One Salvelinus sp. IW2-2015 linkage group LG35, ASM291031v2, whole genome shotgun sequence DNA segment encodes these proteins:
- the LOC111958886 gene encoding tRNA N(3)-cytidine methyltransferase METTL6-like — translation MALSKQDDTXNVVLPGEEPKDGLRCLTPPVQSKTSTXRTLNEKEMEKLTGDQTLVSDFKQMKLEKEAQKNWDLFYKRNTTNFFKDRHWTTREFEELKVCLEFEAQKLVLLEAGCGVGNCIFPLLEEDLNIFVYACDFSPRAVEFVKQHSLYCAERCSAFQCDLTKDDLRGNIPVGCVDVATLIFVLSAIHPDKMQQALDNIYRVLKPGGIILFRDYGLYDHAMMRFKAGNKLGENFYVRQDGTRSYFFSKELLADLFRGAGFESVTNEYVLRETVNKKEGLCVPRVFLQSKFRRPDQLQGS, via the exons ATGGCACTATCAAAGCAAGACGACACAGMCAATGTTGTACTCCCTGGAGAGGAACCCAAAGACGGATTGCGATGTCTTACCCCACCTGTCCAAAGCAAAACATCTACTKGCAGGACTTTGaatgagaaagagatggagaaactgACAGGTGACCAGACTTTGGTGTCTGACTTCAAGCAGATGAAGTTGGAAAAGGAGGCACAGAAAAACTGGGACTTGTTTTACAAAAGGAACACAACAAACTTTTTCAAGGATAGGCATTGGACCACCAGAGAGTTTGAAGAACTGAAAGTGTGCCTTGAG tttgaaGCCCAGAAGCTGGTCCTGCTTGAAGCTGGCTGTGGGGTTGGGAACTGCATCTTCCCACTACTGGAGGAAGACCTTAACATCTTTGTCTATGCCTGTGACTTCTCACCACGAGCTGTGGAGTTTGTGAAG CAACACTCCCTGTACTGYGCTGAGCGCTGCAGTGCGTTCCAGTGTGACCTGACTAAGGATGACCTGAGGGGAAACATCCCAGTGGGATGTGTGGATGTGGCCACGCTCATATTCGTTCTCTCAGCCATCCACCCAGACAAGATGCAGCAGGCTCTGGACAACATTTACAGG GTTCTGAAGCCAGGGGGCATCATTCTGTTCAGGGACTATGGTCTGTATGACCACGCCATGATGAGGTTTAAGGCCGGAAACAAACTGGGAGAGAACTTCTACGTCAGACAGGATGGTACCAGGTCTTATTTCTTCTCCAAAG AGCTCCTAGCAGACCTGTTCAGAGGGGCGGGGTTCGAGAGTGTAACCAATGAGTACGTGCTACGAGAAACAGTCAATAAGAAGGAGGGGCTTTGTGTGCCCAGGGTGTTCCTTCAAAGCAAGTTCCGAAGGCCAGACCAATTACAGGGCTCCTGA